In one window of Niallia sp. Man26 DNA:
- a CDS encoding ABC transporter substrate-binding protein, whose protein sequence is MKKKKLSVILAAALAAGTLLSACSKDSSTSENGGKDGQPYEIKWYTIGTPQKDTDKVFEEVNKYTKEKINATVKMTQIDWGDWDQKSQVMINSGEAIDIIFTNGTSYVQNAQKGAFLAIDDLLDKEGKALKEVINPDLLEGNKVDGKLYGIPSNKEVARQDVYTFNKRLADKYKFDLSKVKTLQDLEPMLKTIKENESGITPMATFKAPLRYDYVFNNEMPFAFPFEGDTDKVINPFDTEDAMKQYTTMREYYKAGYLKEDAATSKDSWPMDVENWFVRMGGSQPYADLLWSRSAKYEVVSVPAEQPTIINDSVSGSIQAISATSQNPEKAMEFLTLLNTDPYLRNLVDKGIEGTHYKKNDDGTIEDLPARIDGYNMPSYSLGNHFILDLYKDDPKDKWEKFKEFNASAVKAPSLGFKFNSDPVRSELAAITNISQEFYPALATGSVDPEEYLPKFNEKLKEAGVDKVLTEIQKQFDDWKSSQQ, encoded by the coding sequence ATGAAGAAAAAGAAGCTAAGTGTTATTCTCGCAGCTGCTTTGGCAGCAGGTACTCTTCTGTCTGCCTGCAGCAAAGACAGCTCCACATCAGAAAACGGCGGCAAAGATGGTCAACCATATGAAATTAAATGGTACACGATTGGAACGCCGCAAAAAGATACAGATAAGGTTTTTGAAGAGGTTAATAAGTATACAAAGGAAAAAATCAACGCCACTGTAAAGATGACACAGATTGACTGGGGCGATTGGGACCAAAAATCTCAAGTGATGATCAATTCAGGGGAAGCAATTGATATTATCTTTACAAATGGCACGTCATATGTTCAAAATGCCCAAAAAGGTGCATTCCTGGCTATAGATGATTTGTTAGATAAGGAAGGTAAAGCACTTAAAGAGGTTATTAACCCTGACCTGCTGGAAGGAAATAAGGTGGACGGAAAACTTTATGGTATCCCTTCAAACAAAGAGGTTGCCAGACAGGATGTTTATACGTTTAACAAACGCCTTGCAGATAAATATAAATTTGACCTTTCAAAAGTGAAAACATTGCAGGACCTTGAACCTATGCTAAAAACAATTAAAGAAAATGAATCTGGAATTACTCCAATGGCAACATTTAAAGCACCTTTACGCTACGACTATGTGTTCAATAATGAAATGCCGTTTGCCTTCCCGTTTGAAGGAGATACAGACAAAGTCATTAATCCATTTGACACAGAGGATGCTATGAAACAATACACAACGATGCGAGAATACTATAAAGCAGGCTATCTGAAGGAAGATGCCGCAACAAGCAAAGACAGCTGGCCGATGGATGTGGAAAACTGGTTTGTCCGCATGGGCGGTTCCCAGCCGTATGCAGATTTATTATGGTCTCGCTCTGCTAAGTACGAAGTAGTGTCAGTTCCTGCTGAGCAGCCGACCATTATTAATGATTCTGTATCTGGTTCCATTCAGGCGATTTCTGCCACATCACAAAATCCGGAAAAAGCCATGGAATTTTTAACACTGCTTAATACAGATCCATATCTTCGCAATCTTGTCGATAAAGGGATTGAAGGAACGCATTATAAGAAAAATGATGATGGCACTATCGAGGACCTTCCAGCTCGTATTGACGGATATAATATGCCATCCTACTCTTTAGGAAACCACTTTATTTTAGATTTGTATAAAGATGATCCAAAGGATAAATGGGAAAAATTCAAAGAGTTTAATGCCTCAGCAGTAAAAGCACCATCACTTGGCTTTAAGTTTAACAGTGATCCTGTCCGCTCTGAGCTTGCGGCCATTACGAATATTTCTCAGGAATTCTACCCAGCTTTGGCAACAGGTTCTGTTGATCCAGAAGAATATTTGCCAAAATTCAATGAAAAGCTGAAAGAGGCTGGTGTGGATAAGGTATTAACCGAAATTCAAAAACAATTTGATGACTGGAAAAGCTCTCAGCAATAA
- a CDS encoding ABC transporter substrate-binding protein, whose protein sequence is MKKAKLSLILVTILVLGTILSACSKNSATQSNDGKDEKPYEIKWYTLGTPQKDTDKVFAEVNKYTKEKINATVTMTQIDWGDWDQKSQVMINSGEEFDIIFTFGNPYVQNAQKGAFIAVDDLLEKEGKALKELINPVLLEGNKVDGKLYGIPANKEIAKQNVYTFNKRLVDKYNFDLSKVKTLQDLEPMLKTIKENEPSITPIASFKAPLRFDIVFNGEMPFAFPFEGETDKVINHFETDTAMQQFKTMHKYYKSGFLKEDAATSSENWPLEVENWFVRMNYYQPYADLLWSRSAKYEVVSIPAEPAAIVNDSISGSIQAISATSKNPQKAMEFLTLLNTDPYLRNLIDKGIEGTHYKKNDDGMIEDLPARIDGYNIPSYTLGNNYILDLYKGDPEDKWEKFEEFNESAVRGPSLGFKFSSDPVRSELAAITNITKEFYPALATGSVDPEEYLPKFNQKLKEAGVDKVLKEIQSQFDEWKSAQK, encoded by the coding sequence ATGAAGAAAGCGAAGTTAAGTCTTATTCTCGTAACTATTCTCGTCCTTGGAACGATATTGTCTGCTTGCAGCAAAAACAGTGCTACACAAAGTAACGATGGTAAGGATGAAAAGCCTTATGAAATCAAATGGTACACACTTGGAACACCACAAAAGGATACGGATAAAGTCTTTGCAGAAGTGAACAAATATACAAAGGAAAAAATTAACGCGACCGTGACAATGACACAAATTGACTGGGGAGATTGGGACCAGAAGTCTCAAGTGATGATCAATTCAGGCGAAGAATTTGATATTATCTTCACCTTTGGGAACCCATATGTCCAAAATGCCCAAAAGGGTGCATTTATCGCGGTAGATGATCTGTTAGAAAAGGAAGGGAAAGCACTTAAAGAGCTGATTAACCCTGTTCTGCTGGAAGGAAATAAGGTCGATGGAAAACTTTATGGTATTCCTGCAAATAAAGAGATTGCCAAACAAAATGTTTATACATTTAACAAACGCCTTGTGGACAAATATAACTTTGATCTTTCAAAGGTAAAAACATTGCAGGATCTCGAGCCAATGCTGAAAACAATTAAAGAAAATGAGCCTTCAATAACACCGATTGCTTCATTTAAGGCACCTTTACGCTTTGACATTGTCTTTAATGGTGAAATGCCCTTTGCATTTCCATTTGAAGGGGAAACAGACAAGGTGATTAACCATTTTGAAACAGATACTGCGATGCAACAATTCAAAACGATGCATAAGTACTATAAATCAGGATTTCTTAAAGAAGATGCGGCCACAAGCAGCGAAAACTGGCCATTGGAAGTAGAAAACTGGTTTGTGCGCATGAACTATTACCAGCCGTATGCAGATTTATTATGGTCTCGTTCAGCTAAATATGAGGTAGTATCCATTCCTGCCGAACCGGCTGCGATTGTCAATGATTCTATATCTGGATCGATTCAAGCAATTTCCGCTACCTCAAAAAATCCACAAAAAGCCATGGAATTTCTGACACTCCTTAACACAGATCCATATCTTCGCAATCTTATCGATAAAGGGATTGAAGGAACTCACTACAAAAAGAATGATGATGGTATGATTGAGGATTTGCCTGCGCGTATTGACGGCTATAATATCCCATCCTACACATTAGGCAACAACTATATCCTCGATTTATACAAAGGTGACCCAGAGGATAAATGGGAAAAGTTCGAGGAATTTAATGAATCTGCAGTAAGGGGACCTTCACTAGGCTTTAAATTTAGCAGTGACCCAGTTCGTTCAGAACTCGCAGCCATCACTAACATTACGAAAGAATTCTACCCTGCTCTTGCAACAGGCTCTGTTGACCCAGAAGAATATTTGCCGAAGTTCAATCAGAAATTGAAAGAGGCGGGAGTTGATAAGGTATTAAAGGAGATTCAAAGTCAATTTGACGAGTGGAAAAGCGCTCAAAAATAA
- a CDS encoding carbohydrate ABC transporter permease: MPNLEQPQPTPAVPNPIDKVKEGKTKTSRKKYRDPQHLHPAANAVISILLGVLAFTCIFPFIYVIIISFTNEESIVRNGFELIPKEWSIDAYKYLWSMKETLFRSYGVTILITILGTVISVFMITFYAYAISRPQFKYRRFFTFLAFFTMLFSGGLVPTYIVVTQFLHLKNSIWALILPLAMNAFYIIIMRTFFLKSVSESILESARMDGASEWRIFFQIIFPLSLPGIATIALFSTLGYWNDWFAALLYIDNPNLVPLQALLMKIEANLEFMRKNMDVAILQKSLFDTIPQESAKMAMVVIATLPIAVSYPFFQKYFISGLTIGGVKE; the protein is encoded by the coding sequence ATGCCAAATTTAGAACAACCGCAGCCAACACCTGCTGTTCCAAACCCAATCGATAAAGTTAAAGAGGGGAAGACGAAAACCTCCAGAAAAAAGTATCGGGATCCCCAACATTTGCATCCAGCCGCAAATGCTGTTATTAGCATACTGCTTGGGGTCCTTGCGTTTACGTGTATCTTTCCTTTTATCTATGTCATTATCATCTCCTTTACAAATGAAGAAAGTATTGTCAGGAATGGTTTTGAACTAATCCCAAAGGAATGGAGCATTGATGCTTATAAGTATTTATGGAGTATGAAGGAGACTTTATTCCGCTCCTATGGTGTCACCATTTTAATCACCATTTTGGGGACTGTTATCAGTGTGTTTATGATTACCTTTTACGCATATGCAATTTCAAGACCGCAATTTAAATATCGTCGATTTTTCACCTTTTTAGCATTTTTCACAATGCTGTTTAGCGGAGGTCTTGTGCCGACTTATATCGTTGTTACTCAATTTTTACATTTGAAGAATTCGATTTGGGCTTTAATCCTGCCTCTAGCGATGAATGCATTTTACATCATCATAATGAGAACCTTCTTTCTGAAGTCTGTTTCTGAATCTATTTTAGAATCAGCAAGAATGGATGGAGCCAGTGAATGGCGAATCTTTTTTCAGATTATCTTTCCACTTTCCTTACCGGGAATTGCCACAATTGCCTTGTTTAGCACACTCGGTTATTGGAACGACTGGTTTGCAGCATTGCTGTATATCGATAATCCCAATCTCGTGCCGCTTCAAGCATTGCTGATGAAAATAGAAGCAAATCTTGAATTTATGAGAAAGAATATGGATGTTGCTATCTTGCAGAAGAGCTTATTCGATACGATTCCGCAAGAATCAGCCAAAATGGCCATGGTAGTGATCGCCACATTGCCGATTGCAGTTTCTTATCCGTTTTTCCAAAAGTACTTTATTAGCGGACTGACAATTGGCGGCGTTAAAGAATAA
- a CDS encoding sugar ABC transporter permease, producing the protein MKRVVKDLYKNRIWLLMVLPGTIWLLLFSYLPMFGQVLAFKKFRIDPDGFFASVINSEWVGFDNFKYLFSTNDAWVITRNTILYNLIFIVLGLVTAVATAVLLNELINKKLSKVYQTSILFPHFISWVIGSYFVFTFLSTEHGLLNLILGWFHVDSISWYNESKYWPFILVLMSIWKGVGYGSIVYLASIVGIDRTYYEAAMIDGASKWKQIKHVTLPMLKPLMIILTIMNIGRIFNSDFGLFYQVPRDSGALYGVTNVIDTFVYRGLMNLGDIGMSTAAGLYQSAVGFILVIITNYVVRKVDEESALF; encoded by the coding sequence ATGAAAAGGGTAGTAAAGGATCTTTATAAAAATCGAATTTGGCTGCTGATGGTTTTACCTGGAACAATCTGGTTGCTGTTATTTTCCTATCTGCCGATGTTCGGACAAGTGCTGGCCTTTAAGAAATTCCGGATTGATCCTGATGGTTTTTTTGCCAGCGTAATAAACAGTGAATGGGTTGGCTTTGATAACTTTAAATATTTGTTTAGTACGAATGACGCGTGGGTCATCACAAGAAACACGATTCTTTATAATCTAATTTTTATCGTACTAGGTCTTGTTACAGCAGTCGCAACAGCTGTTTTGCTTAATGAGTTAATCAATAAGAAGCTGTCAAAGGTTTATCAGACATCTATCTTGTTTCCTCACTTTATTTCATGGGTAATTGGCAGCTACTTTGTGTTTACGTTTTTAAGTACAGAACATGGTTTGTTAAATCTAATTCTTGGCTGGTTTCATGTTGACTCTATTTCCTGGTATAACGAATCAAAATATTGGCCGTTTATTCTCGTCCTTATGAGTATTTGGAAGGGTGTAGGATATGGCAGCATCGTTTATTTAGCATCTATTGTCGGAATCGACCGAACATATTATGAAGCTGCCATGATTGACGGAGCTTCGAAATGGAAGCAGATTAAGCATGTTACGCTGCCAATGCTTAAGCCACTGATGATTATCTTAACCATCATGAATATCGGGCGCATATTTAACTCCGATTTCGGCTTATTCTATCAAGTGCCTAGAGATTCAGGTGCTTTGTATGGCGTAACAAATGTTATTGATACATTTGTTTACCGCGGACTAATGAATTTAGGAGACATCGGCATGAGCACTGCAGCAGGGCTGTATCAATCAGCTGTTGGCTTTATCCTAGTTATCATCACAAACTATGTTGTGAGAAAAGTAGATGAGGAAAGTGCATTGTTTTAA